The Aquipuribacter hungaricus sequence CGTCGTGGGCTCGGTATGGGCGCTGGCCGGGGCCGTGCTCGTCAGCGGGGCGACGTGGACCGTCTTCATGCTCGCCCGCCAGGGCTACATGATCGACGTGGTGCCCGCCGGGTCCCGGGCGCGGGCGCTGTCCACGCTGGGCGGCACCCACCGGGTCGGGCTGTTCGTCGGGCCGCTGGTCGGGTCCCTGGTCATCGCCACGTCCGGGCTGGAGGCGGTGTTCTGGCTCGCCGCGGCGATGTCGGCCGCCGCCGGCGCGCTGGCGCTGCTGCTGCCCGGGCCGCCGTCGCTGGCGCGCGCCGCC is a genomic window containing:
- a CDS encoding MFS transporter, whose product is MSAPATGAPPFRLRSVALSGYGPTIVSALGHGAVLPVLALRARDLGADVPTAALVVALLGVGQLLTSLPAGALVARIGERRSLALAGAVDALAMLAASVVGSVWALAGAVLVSGATWTVFMLARQGYMIDVVPAGSRARALSTLGGTHRVGLFVGPLVGSLVIATSGLEAVFWLAAAMSAAAGALALLLPGPPSLARAA